Proteins encoded in a region of the Bradyrhizobium sp. CB3481 genome:
- a CDS encoding ABC transporter ATP-binding protein, translated as MTVALETRGLEKSFGGLRVTRDLSLKVEQGARHALIGPNGAGKTTVINLLTGVLKPNGGQILLEGNDITDLAVHKRVLRGLSRTFQINQLYADLTPLETIGLAVSERLGRGGDWWRRMGTRDDVNQEIAELLGRFHLLDVMNEHTATLPYGKQRLLEIAVAIATKPRVLLLDEPAAGVPESERHDILAAVAALPRDVTVLLIEHDMDLVFSFADRISVLVNGAMLVEGPPDEVARDPQVKAVYLGEAADA; from the coding sequence ATGACGGTCGCGCTCGAAACCAGGGGACTGGAAAAATCCTTCGGGGGCCTTCGGGTCACCCGCGATCTGTCGCTTAAGGTGGAGCAGGGCGCCCGCCATGCCCTGATCGGGCCGAACGGCGCCGGCAAGACCACGGTCATCAACCTCCTGACCGGCGTGCTGAAGCCTAATGGCGGCCAGATCCTGCTTGAAGGCAACGACATCACCGATCTCGCCGTTCACAAGCGGGTACTGCGTGGATTGTCGCGCACCTTCCAGATCAACCAGCTCTATGCCGACCTGACCCCGCTCGAAACGATAGGGCTCGCCGTCTCCGAACGGCTCGGCCGCGGCGGCGACTGGTGGCGGCGGATGGGCACGCGTGACGACGTCAATCAGGAGATCGCGGAACTGCTTGGGCGCTTTCATCTGCTCGACGTGATGAACGAGCACACCGCGACGCTGCCTTACGGAAAGCAGCGCCTGCTGGAGATTGCGGTCGCGATCGCGACGAAGCCGCGCGTGCTGCTGCTCGACGAGCCCGCCGCCGGCGTTCCCGAAAGCGAGCGGCACGACATTCTGGCGGCGGTCGCGGCGCTGCCGCGTGACGTCACGGTTTTGCTGATCGAGCACGACATGGATCTGGTGTTTTCGTTTGCCGACCGCATCTCGGTGCTGGTCAACGGCGCGATGCTGGTTGAGGGTCCGCCGGACGAAGTGGCGCGGGATCCGCAAGTCAAGGCGGTCTATCTCGGCGAGGCCGCCGATGCCTGA
- a CDS encoding ABC transporter ATP-binding protein, which yields MPELLAIDALRAGYGEAVVLPSMSLTLDEGQVLALLGRNGTGKTTLINSIVGITRRFGGAIAVGGLDVTAMRPDQRARAGIGWVPQERNIFRSLTVEENMTAVAQPGPWTVEKVYQMFPRLKERRNNFGNQLSGGEQQMLAIGRALTLNPKVLLLDEPTEGLAPIIVEELLRALGTITRSGGICSVIVEQNAQKILGLADRVVILERGAIVHDAASSALKADPAVLERHLGVAGAAAH from the coding sequence ATGCCTGAGCTTCTCGCGATCGACGCCTTGCGCGCCGGCTACGGCGAAGCCGTCGTGCTGCCCTCGATGTCGCTGACGCTTGACGAGGGTCAGGTGCTGGCGCTGCTTGGCCGCAACGGCACCGGCAAGACCACGCTGATCAATTCGATCGTCGGCATCACCCGCCGCTTCGGTGGCGCGATCGCGGTGGGCGGATTGGATGTCACCGCGATGCGTCCGGACCAGCGGGCGCGGGCGGGGATCGGCTGGGTGCCGCAGGAGCGCAACATCTTCCGATCGCTGACGGTCGAGGAGAACATGACCGCCGTGGCCCAGCCCGGTCCCTGGACAGTGGAGAAGGTCTACCAGATGTTTCCCCGGCTGAAGGAGCGCCGCAACAATTTCGGCAACCAGCTTTCCGGCGGCGAGCAGCAGATGCTGGCGATCGGGCGCGCGCTGACCCTCAACCCGAAGGTGCTGCTGCTGGACGAGCCGACCGAGGGCCTGGCACCGATCATCGTTGAAGAATTGTTAAGGGCACTCGGCACGATCACCCGTTCCGGGGGCATCTGCTCTGTTATCGTCGAGCAGAACGCGCAAAAGATTCTGGGGCTGGCCGACCGGGTTGTGATATTGGAACGCGGCGCGATCGTGCATGATGCCGCCAGCAGCGCGCTGAAGGCCGATCCCGCCGTGCTCGAACGCCATCTCGGCGTCGCCGGCGCTGCCGCGCACTAG
- a CDS encoding cobalamin-independent methionine synthase II family protein codes for MQRTKPPFRADEVGSLLRPPRIKEARAKLEKGEITPEDLRKAEDLEIEKVVHKQASIGLKLATDGEFRRSWWHFDFLSHLTGCELFHPETGIQFAGVETRHDAVRVIGKLDFPDNHPMLDHFRFLKKHADTAHVTPKMTIPSPAVLHFRGGRKSISKEVYPDLEEFFLDLGKTYRKAVKAFYDAGCRYLQFDDTVWAYLCSQDELQKARDRGDNPDGLQETYARIINYALADRPADMVVTTHVCRGNFRSTWISTGGYEPVAETMLAGTNYDGYFLEYDSDRAGGFEPLRYLPKGNKVVVVGVITSKFGELEKKDDIKRRLEEAAKFAPLEQLAVSPQCGFASTEEGNILSEEEQWAKLSLAVEVANEVWGK; via the coding sequence ATGCAGAGAACCAAGCCCCCGTTCCGCGCCGACGAGGTCGGCAGCCTGTTGCGACCGCCGCGCATCAAGGAGGCGCGCGCCAAGCTGGAGAAGGGCGAGATCACGCCGGAGGACCTGCGCAAGGCCGAAGACCTCGAAATCGAGAAGGTCGTGCACAAGCAGGCTTCTATCGGCCTGAAGCTGGCGACGGACGGCGAATTCCGCCGCTCCTGGTGGCATTTCGATTTTCTTAGCCATCTCACGGGCTGCGAACTGTTCCACCCGGAAACGGGCATTCAGTTCGCCGGCGTCGAGACCCGCCATGACGCCGTCCGCGTCATCGGCAAGCTCGATTTCCCCGACAACCACCCGATGCTGGATCATTTCCGCTTCCTGAAGAAGCATGCGGATACGGCGCACGTCACGCCGAAGATGACGATCCCGTCGCCGGCTGTGCTGCACTTCCGCGGGGGCCGCAAGTCGATCTCCAAGGAGGTCTATCCGGATCTGGAGGAATTCTTCCTCGACCTCGGCAAGACCTATCGCAAGGCGGTGAAGGCATTCTACGACGCCGGCTGCCGCTACCTGCAGTTCGACGACACGGTCTGGGCCTATCTCTGCTCGCAGGACGAATTGCAGAAAGCGCGCGATCGCGGCGACAACCCGGACGGCCTGCAGGAGACCTATGCGCGCATCATCAATTACGCGCTGGCCGATCGGCCGGCCGACATGGTGGTGACCACGCACGTCTGCCGCGGTAACTTCCGCTCGACCTGGATCTCCACCGGCGGCTACGAGCCGGTGGCCGAGACCATGTTGGCCGGCACCAATTACGACGGCTACTTCCTCGAATACGACTCCGACCGCGCCGGCGGCTTCGAGCCGCTGCGCTATCTGCCGAAGGGCAACAAGGTCGTGGTGGTCGGCGTCATCACTTCGAAGTTCGGCGAGCTCGAGAAGAAGGATGACATCAAGCGCCGCCTCGAGGAGGCCGCCAAGTTCGCCCCGCTCGAGCAGCTCGCGGTGTCGCCGCAATGCGGCTTTGCCTCGACCGAGGAAGGCAACATCCTCTCCGAGGAAGAGCAGTGGGCCAAGCTCAGCCTCGCGGTGGAGGTGGCGAACGAGGTGTGGGGCAAGTAA